A portion of the Aphelocoma coerulescens isolate FSJ_1873_10779 chromosome 1, UR_Acoe_1.0, whole genome shotgun sequence genome contains these proteins:
- the FAM76B gene encoding protein FAM76B isoform X5: MAAAGAAAAPALYACTKCNQRYPFEELSQGQQLCKECRIAHPIVKCTYCRSEFQQESKTNTICKKCAQNVKQFGTPKPCQYCNIIAAFIGTKCQRCTNSEKKYGPPQTCEQCKQQCAFDRKEEGRRKVDGKLLCWLCTLSYKRVLQKTKEQRKSLGSSHSNSSSSSLTEKDQHHSKHHHHHHHHHRHSSSHHKISNLSPEQDQGLWKQSSINQSADSGGTDNFVLISQLKEEVMSLKRLLQQRDQTILEKDKKLTELKADFQYQESNLRTKMNSMEKAHKETVEQLQAKNRELLKQVAALSKGKKFDKSGSILTSP; encoded by the exons atggcggcggcgggcgcggcggccGCCCCGGCGCTTTATGCCtgcaccaagtgcaaccagcgGTACCCGTTCGAGGAGCTCTCGCAGGGCCAGCAGCTGTGCAAg GAGTGCCGCATCGCCCACCCCATCGTGAAGTGCACCTACTGCCGCTCCGAGTTCCAGCAGGAGAG CAAAACCAACACAATATGCAAGAAATGCGCCCAAAACGTGAAGCAGTTCGGAACG cccaAGCCTTGTCAGTATTGTAACATTATTGCAGCATTTATTGGTACAAAATGCCAGCGTTGCACCAACTCGGAGAAGAAGTACGGCCCGCCTCAGACCTGTGAGCAGTGCAAACAGCAATGTGCTTTTGATCGaaaagaggagggaagaaggaag GTTGATGGAAAGTTGTTGTGTTGGCTCTGCACGCTGTCGTACAAGAGAGTGCTACAGAAGACAAAAGAACAGAGGAAGAGCCTGGGATCTTCACATTCTAACTCTTCATCCTCATCTCTTACTGAGAAAGACCAGCATCATTCaaaacaccaccaccatcaccaccatCATCATCGTCACAGCAGCAGCCATCATAA AATCAGCAATCTGAGTCCAGAACAAGATCAGGGACTATGGAAACAGAG CTCTATAAATCAGTCTGCAGACAGTGGAGGAACTGACAACTTTGTCCTCATAAGTCAGCTGAAAGAAGAAGTAATGTCACTTAAACGTCTTCTGCAGCAAAGAGATCAGACTATTTTAGAGAAAgataaaaag TTGACAGAATTGAAGGCAGACTTCCAGTACCAAGAGTCGAACTTGAGGACAAAGATGAACAGTATGGAGAAAGCTCACAAGGAAACTGTGGAACAGTTGCAG GCCAAAAACAGAGAACTGCTCAAACAGGTTGCAGCATTGTCAAAGGGTAAAAAGTTTGATAAAAGTGGGAGTATCCTCACATCTCCTTGA
- the FAM76B gene encoding protein FAM76B isoform X2: MAAAGAAAAPALYACTKCNQRYPFEELSQGQQLCKECRIAHPIVKCTYCRSEFQQESKTNTICKKCAQNVKQFGTPKPCQYCNIIAAFIGTKCQRCTNSEKKYGPPQTCEQCKQQCAFDRKEEGRRKVDGKLLCWLCTLSYKRVLQKTKEQRKSLGSSHSNSSSSSLTEKDQHHSKHHHHHHHHHRHSSSHHKISNLSPEQDQGLWKQSHKSSAAIQNETPKKKPKLESKPSNGDSSINQSADSGGTDNFVLISQLKEEVMSLKRLLQQRDQTILEKDKKLTELKADFQYQESNLRTKMNSMEKAHKETVEQLQAKNRELLKQVAALSKGKKFDKSGSILTSP, encoded by the exons atggcggcggcgggcgcggcggccGCCCCGGCGCTTTATGCCtgcaccaagtgcaaccagcgGTACCCGTTCGAGGAGCTCTCGCAGGGCCAGCAGCTGTGCAAg GAGTGCCGCATCGCCCACCCCATCGTGAAGTGCACCTACTGCCGCTCCGAGTTCCAGCAGGAGAG CAAAACCAACACAATATGCAAGAAATGCGCCCAAAACGTGAAGCAGTTCGGAACG cccaAGCCTTGTCAGTATTGTAACATTATTGCAGCATTTATTGGTACAAAATGCCAGCGTTGCACCAACTCGGAGAAGAAGTACGGCCCGCCTCAGACCTGTGAGCAGTGCAAACAGCAATGTGCTTTTGATCGaaaagaggagggaagaaggaag GTTGATGGAAAGTTGTTGTGTTGGCTCTGCACGCTGTCGTACAAGAGAGTGCTACAGAAGACAAAAGAACAGAGGAAGAGCCTGGGATCTTCACATTCTAACTCTTCATCCTCATCTCTTACTGAGAAAGACCAGCATCATTCaaaacaccaccaccatcaccaccatCATCATCGTCACAGCAGCAGCCATCATAA AATCAGCAATCTGAGTCCAGAACAAGATCAGGGACTATGGAAACAGAG CCATAAATCCTCTGCAGCTATTCAGAATGAAACtccaaagaaaaaacccaaactggaATCCAAGCCATCAAATGGAGATAG CTCTATAAATCAGTCTGCAGACAGTGGAGGAACTGACAACTTTGTCCTCATAAGTCAGCTGAAAGAAGAAGTAATGTCACTTAAACGTCTTCTGCAGCAAAGAGATCAGACTATTTTAGAGAAAgataaaaag TTGACAGAATTGAAGGCAGACTTCCAGTACCAAGAGTCGAACTTGAGGACAAAGATGAACAGTATGGAGAAAGCTCACAAGGAAACTGTGGAACAGTTGCAG GCCAAAAACAGAGAACTGCTCAAACAGGTTGCAGCATTGTCAAAGGGTAAAAAGTTTGATAAAAGTGGGAGTATCCTCACATCTCCTTGA
- the FAM76B gene encoding protein FAM76B isoform X1 produces the protein MAAAGAAAAPALYACTKCNQRYPFEELSQGQQLCKECRIAHPIVKCTYCRSEFQQESKTNTICKKCAQNVKQFGTPKPCQYCNIIAAFIGTKCQRCTNSEKKYGPPQTCEQCKQQCAFDRKEEGRRKVDGKLLCWLCTLSYKRVLQKTKEQRKSLGSSHSNSSSSSLTEKDQHHSKHHHHHHHHHRHSSSHHKISNLSPEQDQGLWKQSHKSSAAIQNETPKKKPKLESKPSNGDSSSINQSADSGGTDNFVLISQLKEEVMSLKRLLQQRDQTILEKDKKLTELKADFQYQESNLRTKMNSMEKAHKETVEQLQAKNRELLKQVAALSKGKKFDKSGSILTSP, from the exons atggcggcggcgggcgcggcggccGCCCCGGCGCTTTATGCCtgcaccaagtgcaaccagcgGTACCCGTTCGAGGAGCTCTCGCAGGGCCAGCAGCTGTGCAAg GAGTGCCGCATCGCCCACCCCATCGTGAAGTGCACCTACTGCCGCTCCGAGTTCCAGCAGGAGAG CAAAACCAACACAATATGCAAGAAATGCGCCCAAAACGTGAAGCAGTTCGGAACG cccaAGCCTTGTCAGTATTGTAACATTATTGCAGCATTTATTGGTACAAAATGCCAGCGTTGCACCAACTCGGAGAAGAAGTACGGCCCGCCTCAGACCTGTGAGCAGTGCAAACAGCAATGTGCTTTTGATCGaaaagaggagggaagaaggaag GTTGATGGAAAGTTGTTGTGTTGGCTCTGCACGCTGTCGTACAAGAGAGTGCTACAGAAGACAAAAGAACAGAGGAAGAGCCTGGGATCTTCACATTCTAACTCTTCATCCTCATCTCTTACTGAGAAAGACCAGCATCATTCaaaacaccaccaccatcaccaccatCATCATCGTCACAGCAGCAGCCATCATAA AATCAGCAATCTGAGTCCAGAACAAGATCAGGGACTATGGAAACAGAG CCATAAATCCTCTGCAGCTATTCAGAATGAAACtccaaagaaaaaacccaaactggaATCCAAGCCATCAAATGGAGATAG TAGCTCTATAAATCAGTCTGCAGACAGTGGAGGAACTGACAACTTTGTCCTCATAAGTCAGCTGAAAGAAGAAGTAATGTCACTTAAACGTCTTCTGCAGCAAAGAGATCAGACTATTTTAGAGAAAgataaaaag TTGACAGAATTGAAGGCAGACTTCCAGTACCAAGAGTCGAACTTGAGGACAAAGATGAACAGTATGGAGAAAGCTCACAAGGAAACTGTGGAACAGTTGCAG GCCAAAAACAGAGAACTGCTCAAACAGGTTGCAGCATTGTCAAAGGGTAAAAAGTTTGATAAAAGTGGGAGTATCCTCACATCTCCTTGA
- the FAM76B gene encoding protein FAM76B isoform X6: MAAAGAAAAPALYACTKCNQRYPFEELSQGQQLCKECRIAHPIVKCTYCRSEFQQESKTNTICKKCAQNVKQFGTPKPCQYCNIIAAFIGTKCQRCTNSEKKYGPPQTCEQCKQQCAFDRKEEGRRKVDGKLLCWLCTLSYKRVLQKTKEQRKSLGSSHSNSSSSSLTEKDQHHSKHHHHHHHHHRHSSSHHNSSINQSADSGGTDNFVLISQLKEEVMSLKRLLQQRDQTILEKDKKLTELKADFQYQESNLRTKMNSMEKAHKETVEQLQAKNRELLKQVAALSKGKKFDKSGSILTSP, from the exons atggcggcggcgggcgcggcggccGCCCCGGCGCTTTATGCCtgcaccaagtgcaaccagcgGTACCCGTTCGAGGAGCTCTCGCAGGGCCAGCAGCTGTGCAAg GAGTGCCGCATCGCCCACCCCATCGTGAAGTGCACCTACTGCCGCTCCGAGTTCCAGCAGGAGAG CAAAACCAACACAATATGCAAGAAATGCGCCCAAAACGTGAAGCAGTTCGGAACG cccaAGCCTTGTCAGTATTGTAACATTATTGCAGCATTTATTGGTACAAAATGCCAGCGTTGCACCAACTCGGAGAAGAAGTACGGCCCGCCTCAGACCTGTGAGCAGTGCAAACAGCAATGTGCTTTTGATCGaaaagaggagggaagaaggaag GTTGATGGAAAGTTGTTGTGTTGGCTCTGCACGCTGTCGTACAAGAGAGTGCTACAGAAGACAAAAGAACAGAGGAAGAGCCTGGGATCTTCACATTCTAACTCTTCATCCTCATCTCTTACTGAGAAAGACCAGCATCATTCaaaacaccaccaccatcaccaccatCATCATCGTCACAGCAGCAGCCATCATAA TAGCTCTATAAATCAGTCTGCAGACAGTGGAGGAACTGACAACTTTGTCCTCATAAGTCAGCTGAAAGAAGAAGTAATGTCACTTAAACGTCTTCTGCAGCAAAGAGATCAGACTATTTTAGAGAAAgataaaaag TTGACAGAATTGAAGGCAGACTTCCAGTACCAAGAGTCGAACTTGAGGACAAAGATGAACAGTATGGAGAAAGCTCACAAGGAAACTGTGGAACAGTTGCAG GCCAAAAACAGAGAACTGCTCAAACAGGTTGCAGCATTGTCAAAGGGTAAAAAGTTTGATAAAAGTGGGAGTATCCTCACATCTCCTTGA
- the FAM76B gene encoding protein FAM76B isoform X4: MAAAGAAAAPALYACTKCNQRYPFEELSQGQQLCKECRIAHPIVKCTYCRSEFQQESKTNTICKKCAQNVKQFGTPKPCQYCNIIAAFIGTKCQRCTNSEKKYGPPQTCEQCKQQCAFDRKEEGRRKVDGKLLCWLCTLSYKRVLQKTKEQRKSLGSSHSNSSSSSLTEKDQHHSKHHHHHHHHHRHSSSHHKISNLSPEQDQGLWKQSSSINQSADSGGTDNFVLISQLKEEVMSLKRLLQQRDQTILEKDKKLTELKADFQYQESNLRTKMNSMEKAHKETVEQLQAKNRELLKQVAALSKGKKFDKSGSILTSP; the protein is encoded by the exons atggcggcggcgggcgcggcggccGCCCCGGCGCTTTATGCCtgcaccaagtgcaaccagcgGTACCCGTTCGAGGAGCTCTCGCAGGGCCAGCAGCTGTGCAAg GAGTGCCGCATCGCCCACCCCATCGTGAAGTGCACCTACTGCCGCTCCGAGTTCCAGCAGGAGAG CAAAACCAACACAATATGCAAGAAATGCGCCCAAAACGTGAAGCAGTTCGGAACG cccaAGCCTTGTCAGTATTGTAACATTATTGCAGCATTTATTGGTACAAAATGCCAGCGTTGCACCAACTCGGAGAAGAAGTACGGCCCGCCTCAGACCTGTGAGCAGTGCAAACAGCAATGTGCTTTTGATCGaaaagaggagggaagaaggaag GTTGATGGAAAGTTGTTGTGTTGGCTCTGCACGCTGTCGTACAAGAGAGTGCTACAGAAGACAAAAGAACAGAGGAAGAGCCTGGGATCTTCACATTCTAACTCTTCATCCTCATCTCTTACTGAGAAAGACCAGCATCATTCaaaacaccaccaccatcaccaccatCATCATCGTCACAGCAGCAGCCATCATAA AATCAGCAATCTGAGTCCAGAACAAGATCAGGGACTATGGAAACAGAG TAGCTCTATAAATCAGTCTGCAGACAGTGGAGGAACTGACAACTTTGTCCTCATAAGTCAGCTGAAAGAAGAAGTAATGTCACTTAAACGTCTTCTGCAGCAAAGAGATCAGACTATTTTAGAGAAAgataaaaag TTGACAGAATTGAAGGCAGACTTCCAGTACCAAGAGTCGAACTTGAGGACAAAGATGAACAGTATGGAGAAAGCTCACAAGGAAACTGTGGAACAGTTGCAG GCCAAAAACAGAGAACTGCTCAAACAGGTTGCAGCATTGTCAAAGGGTAAAAAGTTTGATAAAAGTGGGAGTATCCTCACATCTCCTTGA
- the FAM76B gene encoding protein FAM76B isoform X3 has product MAAAGAAAAPALYACTKCNQRYPFEELSQGQQLCKECRIAHPIVKCTYCRSEFQQESKTNTICKKCAQNVKQFGTPKPCQYCNIIAAFIGTKCQRCTNSEKKYGPPQTCEQCKQQCAFDRKEEGRRKVDGKLLCWLCTLSYKRVLQKTKEQRKSLGSSHSNSSSSSLTEKDQHHSKHHHHHHHHHRHSSSHHNHKSSAAIQNETPKKKPKLESKPSNGDSSSINQSADSGGTDNFVLISQLKEEVMSLKRLLQQRDQTILEKDKKLTELKADFQYQESNLRTKMNSMEKAHKETVEQLQAKNRELLKQVAALSKGKKFDKSGSILTSP; this is encoded by the exons atggcggcggcgggcgcggcggccGCCCCGGCGCTTTATGCCtgcaccaagtgcaaccagcgGTACCCGTTCGAGGAGCTCTCGCAGGGCCAGCAGCTGTGCAAg GAGTGCCGCATCGCCCACCCCATCGTGAAGTGCACCTACTGCCGCTCCGAGTTCCAGCAGGAGAG CAAAACCAACACAATATGCAAGAAATGCGCCCAAAACGTGAAGCAGTTCGGAACG cccaAGCCTTGTCAGTATTGTAACATTATTGCAGCATTTATTGGTACAAAATGCCAGCGTTGCACCAACTCGGAGAAGAAGTACGGCCCGCCTCAGACCTGTGAGCAGTGCAAACAGCAATGTGCTTTTGATCGaaaagaggagggaagaaggaag GTTGATGGAAAGTTGTTGTGTTGGCTCTGCACGCTGTCGTACAAGAGAGTGCTACAGAAGACAAAAGAACAGAGGAAGAGCCTGGGATCTTCACATTCTAACTCTTCATCCTCATCTCTTACTGAGAAAGACCAGCATCATTCaaaacaccaccaccatcaccaccatCATCATCGTCACAGCAGCAGCCATCATAA CCATAAATCCTCTGCAGCTATTCAGAATGAAACtccaaagaaaaaacccaaactggaATCCAAGCCATCAAATGGAGATAG TAGCTCTATAAATCAGTCTGCAGACAGTGGAGGAACTGACAACTTTGTCCTCATAAGTCAGCTGAAAGAAGAAGTAATGTCACTTAAACGTCTTCTGCAGCAAAGAGATCAGACTATTTTAGAGAAAgataaaaag TTGACAGAATTGAAGGCAGACTTCCAGTACCAAGAGTCGAACTTGAGGACAAAGATGAACAGTATGGAGAAAGCTCACAAGGAAACTGTGGAACAGTTGCAG GCCAAAAACAGAGAACTGCTCAAACAGGTTGCAGCATTGTCAAAGGGTAAAAAGTTTGATAAAAGTGGGAGTATCCTCACATCTCCTTGA